A DNA window from Neochlamydia sp. AcF84 contains the following coding sequences:
- a CDS encoding transposase — protein sequence MRKFCQKLLKQIKYFQAYLKDPAIPMINNAAEESLRNLAIVRKLCLDNQSTYSKRWKGALHSCIGTLYRQGKSILDFLADAIYAARIKQPIPIAQKSYPPQKRLYIFLKKFILIFQISEFLRV from the coding sequence TTGCGGAAGTTTTGCCAAAAGCTTTTAAAACAGATCAAATATTTCCAGGCTTACTTGAAAGATCCTGCTATCCCTATGATCAATAATGCTGCCGAAGAATCTTTAAGAAATCTAGCCATTGTACGTAAGTTATGCCTAGATAACCAGTCTACCTATAGCAAAAGGTGGAAGGGAGCGCTGCATAGCTGTATCGGAACTCTTTATCGACAAGGAAAATCTATTCTAGATTTTCTAGCAGACGCTATCTATGCAGCTCGTATCAAGCAACCTATCCCTATTGCTCAAAAGTCCTATCCTCCTCAGAAAAGGCTTTATATTTTTTTGAAAAAATTTATTTTAATTTTTCAAATAAGTGAATTCTTGCGTGTATAA
- a CDS encoding NB-ARC domain-containing protein, with product MSISSSKSASSLSKSLYPKIGISARAANKPISSALFHSTSIPVALKSLQVSHPLVPAVSNGRMSKYAISRGHSNQKSCVPWPKGKRFYSRKLNVKPQPSSSKVFRELKKLHREIKGKSDKNGPGETFQTFVSKKCQDVKNMTPFEMSRKWLWIPVSGLAYHLLRSHFTDQVKKSLKVEINHISVPEETLSRKEVWVQTKNIDKLDGSFSSQQAIPQKLAITGIGGSGKTVLAKQYIEHYEQKMKGQQDKISTPFFGDMKDMESFFESYRKFAVELGVHVPLKAQKEVIISEVNKKLAQRPDWLFVIDNVDAKNYAELQAFLPQDSKGRILMVSREKLNKVKTFDMQVNHISEDEALEIFHLNLGSDHWALNQASNSKRDLALQLSYLPLALKQAALYLKAAEPSASFDSIVSAYTDKLRSLIGVSKEASMHSAEVSHTLKAVLLLSIEACEKQRSEAKELFTIMPFLNPYFIEESLLKLWCKSHLKSPESLTSLLDELEGYGLITRKGAEVWEIHSSLQELLLEKMSKEGKKTEQVLKNFLGMLKDNYSLNMVSKDSHHQAKAIENQWRFLSKYATEHQLAHELKHCFVHVYNVLGNYYLQSNNFFEARQAFERSLELAGLKLEDKEAEEICRILKDHQELPALYSQTLHYLGIIHFHAREWEQAERYFNKAVDIQKEIAKNADVYKNPNPVDLLIFQRQGPGWLLIEGDKDDLLKAEKLYLDLFQEKRFAPPGKEQDVTNQRYCNLQLGRVYLKLAQAASKEDEAVMYYQKALGRLEKGGLEQGASFQGAIQMRESGHRKAGEAYLVLGELYLDKNCPFKDLEKAKNCFKKAVEVSETDLRICAKSSYYLTKLYWEKGRLDKAFKANTGSIDLYNQVGGKGLTKLPIPALREAEMIRDTLIADIKGAFRNDAALIG from the coding sequence ATGTCAATTTCTTCTTCTAAATCAGCTTCTTCGCTAAGTAAGAGCCTTTATCCTAAAATAGGGATATCTGCACGGGCAGCCAATAAACCTATTTCCTCTGCTCTTTTTCACTCTACCTCGATTCCTGTGGCTTTAAAAAGTCTTCAGGTAAGTCATCCATTGGTACCAGCAGTTAGCAATGGTAGAATGTCCAAATATGCCATTTCACGAGGTCATTCTAACCAGAAGAGCTGTGTTCCTTGGCCTAAAGGCAAACGCTTTTATAGTAGAAAGCTAAATGTTAAGCCCCAGCCAAGTTCTTCTAAAGTATTTAGAGAATTAAAGAAGTTGCATAGGGAAATAAAAGGTAAAAGTGATAAAAATGGGCCAGGAGAAACTTTTCAAACGTTTGTAAGCAAAAAATGTCAAGATGTTAAGAATATGACTCCTTTTGAGATGTCTAGGAAGTGGTTGTGGATACCTGTTAGTGGCCTAGCTTATCATTTGCTTCGCTCACATTTCACTGATCAGGTAAAAAAATCATTAAAAGTAGAAATTAATCATATTAGCGTGCCAGAGGAAACTTTATCTCGCAAAGAGGTATGGGTGCAGACAAAAAATATTGATAAGCTAGATGGAAGTTTTAGCTCTCAACAAGCTATTCCTCAAAAGCTGGCGATTACAGGAATTGGTGGCTCAGGAAAAACTGTTTTAGCTAAGCAATATATAGAGCATTATGAACAAAAAATGAAAGGCCAACAGGATAAGATAAGTACTCCATTCTTTGGAGATATGAAAGACATGGAAAGCTTTTTTGAATCTTATAGGAAATTTGCCGTAGAGCTAGGCGTTCATGTGCCGTTGAAAGCTCAAAAAGAGGTGATTATTAGTGAAGTCAATAAAAAGCTTGCCCAAAGGCCTGATTGGCTTTTTGTGATTGATAACGTAGATGCGAAGAATTATGCAGAGCTGCAAGCTTTTCTTCCTCAGGATTCTAAGGGTAGGATTTTAATGGTGAGTCGCGAAAAGCTAAATAAAGTGAAAACTTTTGATATGCAAGTAAACCATATCAGTGAAGATGAAGCGCTAGAGATTTTTCACCTCAATCTCGGTAGTGACCATTGGGCTCTTAACCAAGCCAGCAACTCAAAACGTGATCTTGCCTTGCAGCTTTCTTATTTGCCTCTTGCTTTAAAGCAAGCCGCCCTTTACTTAAAAGCCGCTGAACCCTCTGCTTCGTTTGATTCTATAGTAAGCGCTTATACTGACAAACTAAGGAGCTTGATAGGAGTATCTAAAGAAGCTTCTATGCATTCAGCTGAGGTTAGCCATACGTTAAAAGCCGTGCTACTTTTAAGCATAGAAGCATGTGAAAAACAAAGAAGCGAAGCGAAAGAGCTCTTTACTATTATGCCTTTCTTAAATCCTTATTTTATTGAGGAGTCTCTTTTGAAGCTTTGGTGTAAAAGCCATCTAAAGAGTCCTGAGTCGCTGACCTCTTTATTGGATGAGCTAGAAGGTTATGGGTTGATTACTAGAAAGGGAGCTGAAGTATGGGAAATTCATTCTTCCTTGCAAGAGTTGCTTCTTGAGAAAATGAGTAAAGAAGGAAAGAAGACCGAACAGGTCTTAAAAAACTTTCTAGGCATGCTTAAGGATAATTACAGCTTGAATATGGTCTCCAAAGATAGCCACCACCAAGCAAAAGCTATTGAAAACCAATGGAGATTTCTTTCAAAATATGCCACAGAACATCAACTAGCTCATGAATTAAAGCATTGCTTTGTGCATGTTTATAATGTGCTAGGCAATTATTATCTGCAATCTAATAATTTTTTTGAAGCCCGTCAGGCCTTTGAGAGAAGTTTAGAGCTTGCAGGGTTAAAGCTTGAAGATAAAGAAGCTGAAGAAATCTGCAGGATTTTAAAAGATCATCAAGAGCTTCCCGCGCTTTACTCTCAAACGCTCCATTATCTAGGTATTATCCATTTTCATGCACGAGAATGGGAGCAAGCTGAAAGATATTTTAATAAAGCCGTTGACATTCAAAAAGAGATAGCAAAAAATGCTGATGTCTATAAAAATCCAAATCCTGTAGACCTTCTAATTTTCCAAAGGCAAGGGCCAGGCTGGCTTCTTATAGAAGGGGATAAAGATGATTTGTTAAAAGCAGAAAAGCTTTATTTAGATTTATTTCAAGAAAAAAGGTTTGCACCGCCAGGAAAAGAGCAAGATGTAACTAACCAAAGGTATTGCAATCTTCAATTAGGTAGAGTTTATCTTAAGCTAGCCCAGGCGGCTTCTAAAGAAGATGAAGCCGTAATGTATTATCAAAAAGCTTTAGGAAGGCTTGAAAAAGGTGGGCTTGAACAGGGCGCCTCTTTTCAAGGAGCCATTCAAATGAGGGAATCAGGGCACAGAAAGGCTGGGGAAGCTTACCTAGTATTAGGGGAGCTTTACTTAGATAAAAATTGCCCTTTTAAAGATTTAGAAAAAGCAAAAAACTGTTTTAAAAAAGCCGTAGAGGTATCTGAAACGGACTTAAGAATTTGTGCTAAATCTAGCTACTATCTTACTAAGCTTTATTGGGAAAAAGGCCGTTTGGATAAAGCTTTTAAAGCTAATACAGGCTCTATTGACTTGTATAATCAAGTAGGAGGTAAAGGGCTAACCAAGCTTCCAATCCCTGCCCTTAGGGAAGCAGAAATGATAAGAGACACTTTGATAGCCGATATTAAAGGAGCTTTTAGAAACGATGCTGCTTTAATTGGCTAA